The DNA window GTCGGTTCATCGGAAATGTGGAACCACACCTGCCGTTCCAGCCCCCGTTCGCGAAACCAGGCGGTTAACGCCGGCAGCAGCGCGTGCAGGAAACGCTGATACGCTTCGCCCTGCGCATCGGTGTGCCAGCCGAACAGCGGCAGCGTCTCGCCCTGATCTTCTACCACTATCTTCGGCGCATGCGCCGCGCCCCACTGGGTAAACAGCGGCGCGATCTCGAAATGCTCGATGCCCTCTTCCTGTGCCAGCGCCACCCATTGCGCCAGACGGCTGAAATCGAAGCCGTACCCCTGCACCGAACGCGTCACTTTCACCAGCTGCACCGTGGTGCGTTCACCGCCGACGGCGGTATCCAGCGGCGGCGTAAACAGCGGCGTCAGCAGCATATTGACGCCGGCCTGCACCGCACAGCGCACAAAGTTGCGCACCGCGCGCCAGTACGCCGGGCTGAACACCGCCAGACGGTAGTAATCCGCCAGACAGTCGGTGTGCAGCCACTCGGTATGCAACAGGGTTTGCGGCGGCAACGCCGCCGGCACCAAGTGCAGCGTCAGTGCGGCTTCGGCCAGTGTCTCGCCGCTTTGCGCATCCAGCAGGCGCAGGGTCAACGGGACATCGCCGGCCAGTGTCATGGCGGCCGGCGGCGTCAGGGTGAGCCATAAGCTGCCGTAATAACCGCAGGCGGCGAAAAAACGCCGTTGCGGCAGCGGCATCAGCGGATCGGGAAATAATCCCGGTTCGGTGGTCAGGTAATTTTCATCGCTCTCGCGATAACAGGGAAATCCGCTCGGCACCGATCGCACCTGACGCACGCTGATATAATCCGCCAGCGGCCCGTCAAGTTGATAACACAGCTCATGGCGGGTCTCGTTACCGGGCGTTTGCAAACAGTATACCGCCTGCCAGGAAAGCACCTCGTTATTCAGCCCGCTCAGCCGATTTTCTACGGAAATGGATGGCATGCTGCGGCGATGAAATACTTTTTCCAGACTATGGGTAAATACCAGAGACAGGCGCATAATAATCAGCCCTCTTTATTTCTCATGAATAATCGGTGTAAAAATCAGGCTAGCGCCTTTTATCGCCACAAACAATAGCCAGTAATAAAAAACGTTCCTGCCCTCTCTTCTGACGGCGGCGGGAAGATTTTTTTGTTTATTTGCATCACAAAAATGAAAGAAGCTGGAGCTTGCACAATAAAAATGTTTTTAATCCCCATTGTGGTGCAAGGGTTATCAGTTATTCCTATGCCTGCGAAGACCGCTAAATGCCGCACTACCGGGGAAAAAACCCGCCACAAGGTTAATGAAATGTGAACAGATCGACCTTTCGCTTAGGCGTAAAAGCCTTTCGGTTTTAACAACAATGAAACATACATGCCCCATTTTTGGGCGTTCGGGGGTGTATTGACACATTGAAAGTTAAGGGATAGAAAGAATTTACGTTGCGAAAAACGTTATTCGTCGCTCACCGAGGGGAAAGCAATGTCACCGATAAAAAATACCGGCCGCCTGCTGGCGCACTCCATTCTTGCCAGCGCATTATTATTACCCACCCTGCTCCATGCAGCAGATAAAATAACATTACGCCATGCCGTTTGGGACAGGAATCAATTACCCGCCGAACAGGAGATCGCCAAGCGATTTGAACAGGCCAACCCGGATATAAAAATAGAAATAGAATTAACCCCTTCGGCGCAATATTTCGTTAAATTAGATTCCGCTGCCGCCGGCGGCGTAGCGCCGGATATATTCTGGATTAATATGCCTTATTTTGTGCAGTACGCCAAAAACGGCATTATGGAGCCGCTGGCGCCTTATATTAAGGAGAGCGGCCTTAAGCTGGACGACGTGGTCGCCAGCTCGGTGAAAGCCTACCAGTACGACGATCAACAGATGGCCATCCCGCGCGACGTCGATTCCATCGCCGTGTGGTACAACAAAAAACTGTTCGATCAGGCCGGCGTCAGCTACCCCACCAGCGACTGGAGCTGGGACGATCTGAAGAGCAAGGCCACCGCCCTGAAAAACGGGTTGAAAGGCGCCGCCTTCCCGCTGGTGATGGACCTCAGCATCGACGGCCAGGACAGCTACATGAACCTGCTGTTCCAAAACGGCAATCACATCGTGCCCAAGGACGGCCAGCCTACCGACATCGCCAATGACAAGTCCATCTGGGTCTATCAGCAGCTGCAGGGCATGATGAAAGACGGCCTGATGCCGAGCGCCCAGCAGATGAGCGAAGTCAAAACCGAGAACATCTTCCAGTCCAACCGCGCCGCGATGGTCTATGCCGGCTCCTGGCTGGCGGCGCCGTTCGCCAATAACCCGCTGATCAACGATCACATCGGCGTGGTGATGATGCCGAAAATTGAACGTCAGTCCGGCGTGGCACACAGCCTGGCCTTCGCCATGTCGGCCAAAAGCGCCCACAAACAGGCCGCCTGGAAATATATCGCCTTCATGAGCAGCGAAGCCTCGCAGGCGGAGCTGGCCAAGGTGGTGATCCCGGCCAACAAGACGGCGGCCAAAGTTTGGGCGCAGCAGATCCAAAAGGTCGACGTCACGCCTTACATCCAGACCCTGGAAGTGACCCAGGCTTATCCCACCGCCGGCACCAATACGCCGAAATGGCAGAACATGTGGATCGCCAGCCTGAAGAAGATCTTTATGGGCGCGGACGCCAAACAGGAAATGGACAAATCGGTCAAGAAGATCGCGCGCGTCATGGAGCAGTAATCGCCCCGCCGCGGCGCGCTGCCCCGAGCGCGCGCTGCGGTGGAACCCTGCTGAAAGTCATAGGTGAGGAATGGCAACATGTCGCTGGCAGAAACGGCTACGGTCACCCTGAAACCATCCCGGCGCACCGCCCGCCCCGCGCTCAATCGGCTCGAACGTGCCGAACGCTTCTGGGGCTGGGTGATGATCCTGCCGCTGCTGATGGGGGTGACGGTGTTTTACCTGATCCCCTTTTTGCAAAACATCTTTTACAGCTTTACCGATCTCAACCAATTCATGCGCTGGAGCAGCATCAGCGTCGATAACTATCTCAACCTGTTCGAAGACGACGACTTTTACACCGCCGCCGCCAACACCCTGTTTTACGTGGTGGTCTGCGTGCCGATCAGCCTGAGTCTGTCGCTGCTGCTGGCGATTGGCCTCAACCAGAATATCCGCGGCAAAGGCCTGCTGCGCACCCTGCTGTTCCTGCCGGCGGTCACCATGCCCGCGGCGGTGGCCATGGTGTGGCAATGGCTGTTCAACAAGGATTTCGGCCTGATCAACCAGGCGCTGAGCCTGTTGCACATCGCGCCGGTCGCCTGGCTGTCCGATCCGGACGTGGTGCGCATCAGCGTGTCCATCATCATCATCTGGTCGTCGCTGGCGCTGAAGATCATCATTTTGCTGGCCGGGCTGCAAAGCATTCCGCGCCAGCTGTACGAAGCGGCGGATCTCGACGGTATCGGCACCCTGCGCCGCTTCTTCTGCATCACGCTGCCGATGATGGTGCCGACGCTGTTCTTCGTGTCGGTGATGAGCTTTATCGAGATCCTGCAAATCTTTGACGTGGTGTTCCTGATGTTCGACCGCGCACTGGTGGAGAACGACGTGATGACCGTCACCAACCTGTTCTACAAGTACGCGTTTTACCTGCAGGAAAAAGGTTATGCCTCCGCCATCACCGTGGTGCTGTTCGCCGTCACGCTGGTGATCACCCTGATTCAAATGGCGATCGGCAAGCGCCTGAAAGTCAGCTGAGGAGCTGCACATGAACGCAAGCAAGAAAACGCTGGTGTACCTGTTTATGGGGCTGGCGGCGCTGGCCTCGGTGGTGCCTTTTATCTGGATGCTGGTGACCTCGCTGAAAACCCAGGCCGAGAGCATTCAGATCCCGCTGACGCTGCTGCCGGCGCATCCCAGCCTGCAGGCCTACGGTCGGGTGATGCACGAAATCCCGTTCGCCGGCTTTTATCTCAACTCGCTGCTGGCGACCTTCTTCACCGTCACCTTGCAGATGGCGATCGCCACCATGGCTGCCTACGGCTTCTCACGCCTGCATTTTCGCGGCCGGGATGCGGTGTTTCTGGTGTGCGTATCAGTCCTGATGGTGCCTGGTCAGGCGTTTCTGATCCCGCAATTCCTGGTGGTGCAGAAGCTGGGGTTGGTCAACAGCATCACCGGGTTGGTGCTGCCGGGCATTTTCAGCGTTTACGCCACCTTTCTACTGCGCCAGTTCTTTCTGGCGGTGCCGAAGGAAATGGAAGAAGCGGCCTTGATCGACGGTTACAGCTACTTCGCCATCTTCTGGCGCATCATGCTGCCGCTGATCCGGCCGGGCATTATCGCCTGCATCATCATCAACGGCCTGTGGAGCTGGAACAACCTGATGTGGCCGCTGATCGTCAATACCACCACCGAGAAGCTGACGCTGCCGGTTGGGCTGGCCTCGCTCTCCAGCCGCGCCGGGGTGGAATATCCGTTGCTGATGGCCGGGGCGCTGATGGCGGTGATCCCGATGCTGATGCTGTTCATTATTTTCCAACGCTATTTCATCCAGGGCATCGCCAGCGCCGGGGTGAAAGGCTAACGCGCAGACAAGGTAAACGACATGGCCGGAATTCAGTTAAACAGCGTTAAAAAAGTCTACCCCAACGGTTTCCACGCGCTGCACGGCGTTGATTTGGACATCGAGGACGGGGAATTTATGGTGTTCGTCGGCCCGTCAGGCTGCGCCAAATCCACCCTGCTACGGATGATCGCCGGGCTGGAGAGCGTCAGCGAGGGGCAGATCCTGATCCACGATCGCTGCGTCAACGACAGCATGCCGAAGGATCGCGGCATCGCCATGGTGTTCCAGAACTATGCGCTGTATCCGCACATGACGGTGTACAAGAACATGGCGTTCGGCCTGATCGGCAAAGAAAGCAAGGCCGAGATCGACCGCCGGGTGCGCGACGCGGCGGAAAAACTGGAGATCACCAACCTGCTGCAGCGCAAGCCGGGCCAGCTCTCCGGCGGCCAGTGTCAGCGGGTGGCAGTCGGCCGCGCCATCGTGCGTAAACCCAAGGTGTTTCTGTTTGACGAGCCGCTGTCCAACCTCGACGCCAAGCTGCGAGTGTCGATGCGCGTGCAGCTGATCGAACTGCACAATCAACTGAAGCAGGAAGGCGCCGCTGCCACCATGGTGTACGTCACCCACGATCAGGTCGAAGCGATGACCATGGGCGACCGCATTTGCGTGATGAACCGCGGCGCCATCATGCAGGTGGATAAACCGATCAACCTGTATCACCACCCCGCCAACCGTTTCGTCGCCGAGTTTATCGGCAGCCCGTCGATGAACCTGCACGATCTGGCGATTGTGCGCGACGGCCAAACGGTGCGGCTGCGCATCGGCCTGCAGCATCAGCTCGATCTGCCGCCCGCGCTGCAACGGCAATTGGCGGACTACCCGCATGCGCGGGTGTGCCTCGGCATCCGGCCGGAGTCCCTGCGGCTGTGCACGCCCGGCAGCGCCAACTGTTTCCCGGCGCAGATCGTCACTATCGAGCGCATGGGCAACGAAGAGCTGTTGCACTGCGAACTGGCCGACCTACGCTTCGTGCTGCGCATGGCATCGCTGCCGGATTGGGAACCGCGCCTCGGCGAAAACATTCATCTGGCATTCGATCTGACGCGCGCGCATTTGTTCGACGAGCTCAGCGGCCAAAACCTCAAATAACAACAGCGGAGTATCCAGCAATGTCGTCAACACAACCCAACAGCTTTGCCCATCGCCCGGTGCGGGTGCTGGTGGTCGGCGCCGGGGCGCGCGGTGAGATCTACTCGCGCTATGCGCTGGCGCATCCCGATTTGATGCAGGTGGTGGCGGTAGCGGAACCGCGCGACGCCTACCGCGAGCAGTTCGTGGCGCAGCATGCCATCGCGCCGGAAAACGTCTTCACCGACTGGAGCCTGGCCGCCGACGCCGGCAAGCTGGCCGACGCGGTGCTGATCTGCACCCAGGATCAGATGCATCTGGAGCCGGCGCTGGCCTTCGCCCGCCAGGGCTACGCCATGCTGCTGGAAAAACCGCTGTCGCCGGACGCCGACGAGTGCCGCGCCATCGTCGCCGAGGTGGTGCGCCAAAAGCTGATCTTCTCGGTCGGCCACGTGCTGCGCTATACCCGCTATACCCAAAAGCTCAAGCAGCTGCTGCGCGACGGCGCGATCGGCGATATCGTCAGCCTGCAGCACTTGGAACCGGTCGGCTACTGGCACCAGGCGCACTCCTTCGTGCGCGGCAACTGGCGCAACGATCAACAGGCCGCTTTTATGCTGCTGCAGAAATCCTGCCACGATATCGACTGGATCCGCTACGTGATGGAGCAACCCTGTGAGCAAGTCAGCTCCTTCGGCAACCTGCGCCATTTCCGCCGGGAAAACCAACCGGCCGGCGCGGCGGACAACTGCCTGGATTGCGCGGTAGAGGCGTCCTGCCCCTATTCCGCCAAGCGCATCTATCTGGGCGACGACCACAAGGCCACGCCTGGTTTTCTGCGAGTACTGACGCCGGAACCCGACCAGACGACGCTGCGGGCGGCGCTGCGCGACGGTCCTTACGGCCGCTGCGTCTACCGCTGCGACAATAATGTGGTCGACCATCAGGTGGTCAACATGCAGTTCGCCGGCGGCCGCACCGCGTCGTTCACCATGACGGCCTTTACCCGCCACGAAGATCGCCATACCCGCATCTTCGGTAGCCGTGGCTGCCTGGAGGGCGACGGCCGCCATATTCGCATCACCTCGTTCCTCGACGACGGCGAAACGCATTACGACACCGACGCCGGCCAGGATCTGCACGCCATGGCCGGGCACGGCGGCGGCGACTACTACCTGATGCAGCACTTTATCGCGGCCATTCGCGCCAACGATCCGAGCCAGGTGCTGGCCGGCCCGACGGAAGCGCTGGAGAGCCATCTGATGGTGTTCGCCGCCGAACGCGCGCGCCGCGAAGCGGCGGTGATCGCCCTGAACGGAGCCTGAAGCATGGCGATGAGAGAGATGCATTACGGTTTCGACATCGGCGGCACCAAGATCGAAATGGCCGCCTACGATCGCCGGCTCAATCAGGTGATGATCCAACGGGTGCGCACCCCAACCGGTGATTACGGCGAGTTCGTGGCCTGTATCGCCGGGCTGGTTGACCAGGCGGATCGCGAGCTGCATACGCGCGGCAGCATCGGCATCGGTTTACCGGGGATCACCGATCCCGTCAGCCGCCGCCAGTTAGCGGTCAACGTGCCCTGCCTGACCGGCCATTGCCTGGCGGATGACCTGACGCAGGCGTTGGCGCGGCCTATCGCCATCGAGAACGACTGCCGCTGCTTCGCGCTGTCGGAAGCCAGCACGCCGCAAACCGCGCACCTGCCGTTGGTGTTCGGCGCTATCATCGGCACCGGCGCCGGCGGCGGCCTGGTGGTGAACCGGCAACTGCACAAAGGGCGCAACGGCGTGGCGGGCGAATGGGGCCATATGCCGATATCGGCCCAGCTGGCGCAACGTTACGATCTGCCGCTGTTCAACTGCAACTGCGGGCTGACCGGCTGCTTTGAACGCTATGTCTCCGGCAGCGGGCTGCTGGCGCTGAGCCGCCATTTTGCCCATCCGGCCGCCGACGTGCCGTCGCTGGTCGCCAGCTACCGCGCCGGTGATCCGCTCGCGCAGCAGCTGATGGCCCTCTACGTCGATATTCTGGCCAGCGCGCTGGCCGGCTTACAGCTGCTGTTGGACGTCGATGCCTTCGTGCTTGGCGGCGGGCTGTCGAACGTCGGTGAGCTGTACCGGCTGCTGCCGCCGGCGATGCGGCGCTGGCTGCTGCCGGGCGTGGAACCCGCGGCGGTGTTCCCGCCGGTGCACGGTGACAGCAGCGGCGTGCGCGGCGCGGCGCTTTTGCACGCGGCAGCATAAAAAAAACAGTGAAAGCCCGGCGGCTGCCGAACGATCGCTGCGGCTTTCGTCATCGGCGGAGCGAATGAATAACCGCCGAGAATTGTCGACTGAAAAATAACGAATTTGCCGTTTTCACTTTGCGTTAACCCCGCTTTCGGTTAGTGCTCAACCGAAAGCAAAATAAAATATAACCAACTGATAGATATAGATATTTTAAAATTAATCGATTGCATTTCAGTGTTTCGTTTGCTGTAATTCGCCACGAACAACTGAAAGCGCTCCGGTCGGCATCGCTGCGGCTTATTAAGCCGCGGACGGGCACGGCTACAGGTAAATCAGGAGTCTGCGTTAATGATCAATACCGCAAAACGCCGGGAATTAATTATCGACCAGCTGTGCCGCGAGGGCTCGGTGCGTGTGGAGCAGCTCAGTCAGCAGTTTTCGGTGTCCAGCGTCACCATCCGCAGCGATCTGCGTCAGCTGGAACAGCACGGCTGTGCGGTGCGCGCCTACGGCGGCGCCATGTTGAACAAACAGTTCGCCTTCGACCGCCCGCTGCAGGACAAGGGCCGCATCAACCGCGACGTGAAACACGCCATCGCCTGCGCGGCGGCGGCGCTGATCGAAGACGGCGACGCCGTCATCCTCGACTCCGGCTCCACCACCAGCCAGATGGCGCCGCAGCTGGCGGGGAAAAAGGATCTGGTGGTGATGACCAACGCGCTGAATATCGCCTTCGAACTGGCCAACAACGAGCAGATCGATCTGATGGTGGTCGGCGGCAGCGTACGCCGCAAAGCCTGGTCGTTGTACGGCCCCGCCGCCGAACAGCAGCTGCGCCAGTACCGCTTCGACAAACTGTTTCTCGGCGTCGACGGTTTCGATCTGGCGGGCGGCATCACTACGCCGGATCCGGGCGAAGCACAGCTCAACCGGGTGATGTGTGAAGTGGCGCGCGAAGTGATCGCCATCGCCGACGCCAGCAAATTCGGCCGCACCAGCTTTTGCATGATCCGCGAAGTCGGCCAGATCCACCGCCTGGTCACCGACAGCCGTATTCCGGCGCACTACCTGCAGGCGCTGCACCATTTAGGGATCGACGTGATTATCGCCGACCGTTAACCGAGGCTTTTAAGGAGTTGTCATCATGAATGCGTATTTCTCTTACGAGGCGGATTGGCTGAAGCAGCGCAACGCCTGGCACACTGCCGCAGAGATTTGGCAGCAGCCGGACCTGTGGGCGGCGCTGCACCGGCAGTTGCAGGATCAACAGGCACAGTGGCAGCCGTTCCTCGCGCCGCTGTTGGCCAATCCTCGGCTGCAAATCGTGCTGTGCGGCGCCGGCAGTTCGGCGTTCGCCGGCCGGGCTCTGGCGCCCTGGCTGCGCGAACGCACCGGCCGCGACGTAGTGGCCTACGGCACCACCGATATCGTCGCCAACCCGCTGCAGTTCCTCGACCCTGAACGGCCGACGCTGCTGGTGTCCTTCGCCCGCTCGGGCAACAGCCCGGAAAGCGTGGCGACGGTGGAACTGGCCGATCAGCTGCTGCCGGAAAGCTATCACCTGATGCTGGTGTGCAACCCGGACAGCCGGCTGGCGCAGTATGCGCATCGGCGCGATAACGTCTGTTCGCTGGTGATGCCGCAGGGCTCCAACGATCAGAGCTTCGCCATGACCTCCAGCTTCAGCTGCATGATGCTGAGCGCCGCGCTGCTGCTCGGCTCAATGTCGCTTGAGGCCGCCCAGGCGCCGCTGCACGCCATGGTGCAGCGCTGCCGTGAACTGCGCGAAACGCTGCAGCCGCAGGTAAAGGCACTGGCCGCCAGCGGCTTCCGCCGCTACATCACCCTCGGCGGCAGCTGCTTCACCGGCCTGGCCGAAGAGGCCTCGCTCAAGATGCTGGAGCTCACCGCCGGGCGAATCGTGACACGCTACGACTCACCGCTCGGTCTGCGCCACGGCCCTAAATTTATGGTCGACGGCCAGACCTTGGTGGTGCTGATGTTCTCCCACGACGACTACGCCCGTCAGTATGACCGCGACCTGTGGAACGAACTGCAGCGCGACGGGCTGGCGATGCAGTTGGTCGGATTGACCGGCGAACGTCAACCGCTGTCCGATGCCCTGCTGAATCTGCACAACGCGGCAGACGATATCTGGCTGCTGTTCCCGTATCTGCTGTTCACCCAGATGCTGGCCTTCGAGAGTTCGCTGGGGTTGGGGCTCACCCCGGACAACCCGTGCCCGACCGGTGAAGTCAACCGGGTGGTGAAAGGCGTGACAATTTACCGTTTTCCCTCCCCTGAGCTGTAAGGAGATCCCATGTATCTGATAGCCAACCGAGAAATGCTGCTCAAGGCGCAGCGCCAGGGTTACGCCGTGCCGGCGTTTAACGTCCACAATCTGGAAACCGTGCAGGTGGTGGCGGAGACCGCCGCCGAACTGCGCTCGCCGGTAATCATGGCCGGCACGCCCGGCACCTTCAGCTATGCCGGCACCGACTACCTGATCGGCATCTGCCAATCGGCCGCGCACCGCTACGATCTGCCGCTGGCGCTGCACCTGGATCATCATGAAGAGCTGGACGACATTGAGCACAAGGTAAAAAGCGGCATTCGCTCGGTGATGATCGACGGCTCCCACTTGCCGTTCGAACAGAACATCGCCAAGGTAGCCGCCGCGGTCGCCCTGTGCCACCGCTACGGCGCCAGCGTGGAGGCGGAGCTGGGCCGGCTGGGCGGGCAGGAAGACGATTTGATCGTCGATACGGCGGACAGCTTCTATACCGATCCGGCCGCCGCGCGCGAGTTTGTTGCCGCCACCGGCATCGACTCACTGGCGGTGGCGATCGGTTCCGCCCACGGCCTGTACCACGGCGAACCCAAGCTGGATTTTGAGCGCCTGGCGCGGATCCGCGAGCAGGTGGACGTGCCGTTGGTGCTGCACGGCGCCTCCGGCATTCCGGAAGCGATGGTCAAGCGAGCGATCTCGCTCGGCGTCTGTAAGGTCAACGTCGCCACCGAATTGAAAATTGCCTTCGCCGATGCGGTAAAAAGCTACTTTTCGCAGCACCCGGACGCCAACGATCCGCGCAAATACATCGTCCCTGGCAAACTGGCGATGAAAGAAGTGGTGGCGGAAAAGATCCGCATCTGCGGCAGCAGCGGCATGCTGTAATCCCGCTATCGCCCCCGGTTCATACGGCCGCAACGCGGGGGCGAACACGCCGCACGCTTCCCGCCTTTCCTGAGAGAACGATCACAGCCTTTTCACCCACTCGCGCCGGAAATCATTAACTGGCCTTCACTATGATCCAAATCATGGTTTTACTCATCCTACCTCCCTATTATCAAATTCATTGGATGCAGGCAGTAGGATTTTTGCCCATTCGTTTTTATTTCGCCAGGCGAAATAGCTTATTTGATAAAAACAAGCACGCTTGTTTTTAATTGGCAGTGTTTTTACTCTGAAAGGAACAGCGTATGAACCATTACTTAGCCGTATTAAGCGCATTGGTCATTCTGCCCTTCGCTCTGCACGCAAAAGCGCTCCCCGGAAGTCAGGTCGCCTCCGGCGTCGTACGCTTCACCGGCGCCATCACCACGCCGGCCTGCACCATCAAACATCAGGATGAACAACTCATCTCCAACTGTTTCGGCAAGGTGACGGAAAACCGCAACGGTTATATTTCCTCTTCGTTAAAAGAAATGCCAAAAGAATTAGTTTCCGCTGTCACCAGCGAGATAGTAAATAACGACCCACACTTGAAACGCGTGACCATCAGCTATAAATAACCCCAAAGAGTTAATGCTTGATTGAATAATCAACAAGTCATGCCCCGCCCCAATGACTTATAAATTTATTTTATAAATTTACTGAACAATGACTACCCGCCTTACCGTGAGCCGACTATTCGGGCAACTCCAGGGTTGCCCATCAGCATGTCCGAAATCCGCCATCGCTTCCTCCGCTTTCATGCAATAATCGCCTCACTAAACCGAGGAGTGATCCAGATGCAGACTTTTTTGATTGATCGTACCGCGACGCCGGTGGGAGAACTGGTGTTGATTGCCGATGAACAGGGGCGCCTGCGGGCGGTTGACTGGACCGATCACGAAGCGCGCCTGATGAAGCTGCTGAATACGCATTACCGCGCCGATCGCTTCACTCTGCGCGCCCAGCGTGATCCAAGCGGGTTGACCGACGCCATGCAGCGCTATTTCGCCGGGGAACTGAGCATTATCGATCGGCTGCCGGTGATGACCGCCGGCACCGAGTTCCAACGCACCGTGTGGCAACAGCTGCGCCAAATTCCCTGCGGCGAGATCCTGACCTACGGCCAGCTGGCGCAACGCATCGGCCGCCCGACCGCTTCGCGCGCGGTCGGCATGGCCAACGGTTCCAATCCGATCAGCATCGTCGTCCCCTGCCACCGGGTCATCGGCTCTCAGGGCGCGTTGACCGGCTATGCCGGCGGCGTACAGCGCAAACAGTGGCTGCTGCAACACGAAGGTTACCTGCCGCAGGATCTGCTCTCGCGCTAACGCGGCACATAATCCGGCGGCACGCCATCCGCCGGGGCGGCGGGATAGTAGTCCGGCGGCACCGGCGATGAGCTGGCGTCACCGTAACCATAGGCCACCGGCACCTTGTTGCCTTTGGCGTACATGCATTGCGTATACACGGTATCGTAGCTGTCTTGCAGATCGTCGCTGCTGCGCCAGGCCGAGTTGTTGGCCATCGCGCTGCCGACCAACAACCCACCGCCGGCGCCGACCAACGCGCCGGGGCCGGCATGACCGGATGCAGCGCCGATCAACGCCCCCGCCGCCGCACCGACGGCCGTGCCCGCCACTGCGGTGCCCGCCGCCGAATTGGCCGCCGTTTGCGCGCCGCCGCCAAGGCTGTTTTGCGCATAGCCGCGGCAAATCGCCTCATCGCGATTGAACTGTTCGTAGCTTTTTCCCGTGCCGGGCAATACCGTCACCTCCGGCCCGGAAGGCGCAGAGACGCAGCCGGCCAACAGCCCGGCCAGCGCCACTATCGGGAAAGCAAAAGAGTGTTTCATCACGCACCACCTGGGATCACCGGGATAACGAACCGTCTGGCACCACTTTCATCCAACCGTCGGGACAACGCGGCACCTGCGGGTAATAGCCCGCCGGCCGGCGGCAGTAGTAAGCGTAACTCGGCGGCTTTTCGATATAGGTCTGCGGCGGCGGCGGCGTGACATACACTACCGGCGGCGGCGGATAGTAGAGAGGCGGCGGCCCCCAAGGCACGCCAATCACCACGCGCGGCCCACCATAGTAGTAACCGTGCCGGTAGTAACCGTGGC is part of the Serratia surfactantfaciens genome and encodes:
- a CDS encoding ROK family protein; the protein is MHYGFDIGGTKIEMAAYDRRLNQVMIQRVRTPTGDYGEFVACIAGLVDQADRELHTRGSIGIGLPGITDPVSRRQLAVNVPCLTGHCLADDLTQALARPIAIENDCRCFALSEASTPQTAHLPLVFGAIIGTGAGGGLVVNRQLHKGRNGVAGEWGHMPISAQLAQRYDLPLFNCNCGLTGCFERYVSGSGLLALSRHFAHPAADVPSLVASYRAGDPLAQQLMALYVDILASALAGLQLLLDVDAFVLGGGLSNVGELYRLLPPAMRRWLLPGVEPAAVFPPVHGDSSGVRGAALLHAAA
- the agaR gene encoding transcriptional repressor AgaR, translated to MINTAKRRELIIDQLCREGSVRVEQLSQQFSVSSVTIRSDLRQLEQHGCAVRAYGGAMLNKQFAFDRPLQDKGRINRDVKHAIACAAAALIEDGDAVILDSGSTTSQMAPQLAGKKDLVVMTNALNIAFELANNEQIDLMVVGGSVRRKAWSLYGPAAEQQLRQYRFDKLFLGVDGFDLAGGITTPDPGEAQLNRVMCEVAREVIAIADASKFGRTSFCMIREVGQIHRLVTDSRIPAHYLQALHHLGIDVIIADR
- a CDS encoding SIS domain-containing protein, producing the protein MNAYFSYEADWLKQRNAWHTAAEIWQQPDLWAALHRQLQDQQAQWQPFLAPLLANPRLQIVLCGAGSSAFAGRALAPWLRERTGRDVVAYGTTDIVANPLQFLDPERPTLLVSFARSGNSPESVATVELADQLLPESYHLMLVCNPDSRLAQYAHRRDNVCSLVMPQGSNDQSFAMTSSFSCMMLSAALLLGSMSLEAAQAPLHAMVQRCRELRETLQPQVKALAASGFRRYITLGGSCFTGLAEEASLKMLELTAGRIVTRYDSPLGLRHGPKFMVDGQTLVVLMFSHDDYARQYDRDLWNELQRDGLAMQLVGLTGERQPLSDALLNLHNAADDIWLLFPYLLFTQMLAFESSLGLGLTPDNPCPTGEVNRVVKGVTIYRFPSPEL
- a CDS encoding tagatose bisphosphate family class II aldolase; this encodes MYLIANREMLLKAQRQGYAVPAFNVHNLETVQVVAETAAELRSPVIMAGTPGTFSYAGTDYLIGICQSAAHRYDLPLALHLDHHEELDDIEHKVKSGIRSVMIDGSHLPFEQNIAKVAAAVALCHRYGASVEAELGRLGGQEDDLIVDTADSFYTDPAAAREFVAATGIDSLAVAIGSAHGLYHGEPKLDFERLARIREQVDVPLVLHGASGIPEAMVKRAISLGVCKVNVATELKIAFADAVKSYFSQHPDANDPRKYIVPGKLAMKEVVAEKIRICGSSGML
- the ogt gene encoding methylated-DNA--[protein]-cysteine S-methyltransferase, with amino-acid sequence MQTFLIDRTATPVGELVLIADEQGRLRAVDWTDHEARLMKLLNTHYRADRFTLRAQRDPSGLTDAMQRYFAGELSIIDRLPVMTAGTEFQRTVWQQLRQIPCGEILTYGQLAQRIGRPTASRAVGMANGSNPISIVVPCHRVIGSQGALTGYAGGVQRKQWLLQHEGYLPQDLLSR
- a CDS encoding glycine zipper family protein, with translation MKHSFAFPIVALAGLLAGCVSAPSGPEVTVLPGTGKSYEQFNRDEAICRGYAQNSLGGGAQTAANSAAGTAVAGTAVGAAAGALIGAASGHAGPGALVGAGGGLLVGSAMANNSAWRSSDDLQDSYDTVYTQCMYAKGNKVPVAYGYGDASSSPVPPDYYPAAPADGVPPDYVPR